Proteins from a single region of Punica granatum isolate Tunisia-2019 chromosome 8, ASM765513v2, whole genome shotgun sequence:
- the LOC116188456 gene encoding uncharacterized protein LOC116188456 isoform X1 encodes MPQETSPWDRRELKRERSEPVARWRVSPPYRGGSRSFHRAAESRRHTGHGKQGGWHQYPEETGHRYAPYRSFSKTIAVRGDGKYSRGYRDNRGLFDRREYRGEHSWETSRRSFSTMPKPYDDGDIMRDQHSKRSATRLSPSQKIEEKRFVDSTEWKDRRWMNSGRLPSRGSGLGHSSGSKRASRIELVEKNVEYESKSVIPRQSSTEDVADCMYSIGQSEGLTPKKKPRLRWGEGLAKYEKKKVEDPVDTPMDRDIQSNQSTRLDATGRTSGVLGVLESSSPATASSLALISLPDMEDKLIGTMKMGGQVDGVSELPVAMSQSTHQGFSATSDELDISSIASGDPLLVQLLQCNDISLDSNLLSTLVDKLVLMKENVSKVLLTTESQIDSLENELKSIVSEHEDVCASPISSSFAVKDYFRCSLGEDGVASVVSQPDPVQTVTCANSCAEELCYVKGTRSDSHVAATFNTAVQDNHMASQDAAQRTVVEMVKVVSGSESMETSKSLEHVKFLGSAENTLYDLIFSSNKEAANRSSFEVFSDLVLRNHDKLDVAKISCSPDDSRIREKFTQRKRFLTFKERVLALKYKTFHYLWQKDIHALSAMNKLGSQKKLESSSRIRIGGCQKPRSSIHPCVSSSGIMGQLSKKETIHYISKLVRDSCWRIYREALKMPAFDLDERAEIASRFISYNGLVEDPCAVEKERTVINPWTAEERAMFLEKFGKYGKDFRKIATFLKHKTTADCVEFYYRNHKSDLFQGVKKKLGTRARPQLLPANTYLVTPGKLRNREVNAANLLSEASLGASQDQAEAGGGKLDWESCHRRSFLRPCSNSRSSHIDAPDDEREAVAADVLTQIRSSVVHVKNCGEKDLSDWTDVEKSIFMRAVSHYGKDFAMISQYVKTRSKDQCRAFYNKARKCLKLDKMLPGPAGKCLNCDANEGSDGPDGPQVVKIAGAICKNDSVTGKSQDLPVSVKMETADAVDCGLPTDLKETADGSCLMGSRVCEEKCSRVSVKGHDTVPEMKLSKHVSDQSLGASERWLAHLPADSSPCSVFSLGSESKDRSLVETDQVEKPLLAILTDSASFQCVKMKTLNSNNQPENGGQWSHDTKGKVQNLQESENSSHGSDFKLFGRRILTCTPQNYPDLSIHEEDKKRVLKATQSLTGSSNKGRNSSLLKFDPDDHTSLENVSIGSYGYWDGTRIRTVPSLPNSAFLLAKYPAAFSKNPLQELANSSEFNINNCSGPSIIPAWM; translated from the exons ATGCCGCAGGAAACGTCGCCTTGGGACCGGAGGGAGCTGAAGCGGGAGAGGTCAGAGCCCGTAGCGAGATGGAGGGTCTCACCGCCCTACCGGGGAGGCTCCCGTTCCTTCCATCGGGCCGCCGAATCTCGCAGGCATACGG GTCATGGTAAGCAGGGTGGTTGGCACCAGTACCCAGAGGAGACTGGTCACAGATATGCACCTTATCGGTCTTTTAGCAAGACGATAGCTGTTCGAGGAGATGGAAAATACAGTCGAGGCTATAGAGACAATAGAGGGTTGTTTGACCGGAGGGAATACCGGGGAGAACACTCTTGGGAAACAAGTAGAAGGTCTTTCTCAACAATGCCGAAGCCATATGATGATGGTGATATTATGAG AGATCAGCACAGCAAGAGGAGTGCAACTCGGTTGAGCCCCAGCCagaaaattgaggaaaaaaggTTTGTCGACTCCACTGAGTGGAAGGATCGAAGGTGGATGAATTCAGGGAGGTTGCCTTCCAGAGGTTCAGGTCTTGGCCATTCTAGTGGCTCCAAAAGGGCAAGCCGCATCGAGTTGGTGGAGAAGAATGTGGAATATGAATCAAAGAGTGTTATTCCTCGCCAGTCTTCCACAGAAGATGTTGCTGATTGTATGTATTCAATTGGCCAATCTGAAGGGCTGACTCCGAAAAAGAAGCCTCGTCTGAGATGGGGCGAGGGACTTGCTAAgtatgaaaaaaagaaggttgAAGACCCTGTTGATACTCCAATGGATAGAGATATACAGTCCAACCAGTCAACACGCTTGGATGCTACTGGCAGAACTTCTGGAGTCTTGGGAGTTTTGGAAAGTTCATCTCCTGCAACAGCGTCCTCTCTTGCTCTTATTTCCTTACCGG ATATGGAGGACAAGTTGATAGGGACCATGAAGATGGGTGGTCAAGTTGATGGTGTATCTGAATTACCAGTTGCCATGTCCCAGAGTACACACCAAGGGTTCTCTGCTACTTCAGATGAGCTGGATATAAGTTCAATTGCTAGTGGGGACCCATTGCTTGTACAGTTGCTTCAGTGTAATGATATTTCGTTGGATTCCAATCTTCTGTCAACTTTGGTGGATAAATTGGTGCTTATGAAAGAGAATGTTTCAAAGGTGTTGCTGACGACGGAGTCTCAGATTGATTCGCTCGAGAATGAATTGAAGTCCATTGTTTCTGAGCATGAAGATGTCTGTGCTAGCCCAATATCCAGTTCGTTTGCAGTCAAGGACTATTTTAGATGTAGCCTAGGAGAGGATGGTGTTGCCTCTGTCGTCTCACAACCTGATCCTGTACAAACTGTTACTTGTGCAAATAGTTGTGCCGAGGAGCTGTGTTATGTGAAGGGGACTCGGTCTGATAGTCACGTTGCAGCTACTTTCAATACAGCGGTGCAAGACAACCATATGGCGAGTCAGGATGCAGCCCAAAGGACAGTAGTAGAAATGGTAAAGGTGGTGTCTGGATCAGAAAGTATGGAGACTAGTAAGTCACTCGAGCATGTCAAGTTCCTCGGGAGTGCAGAAAATACATTATATGATCTGATATTTTCTTCAAATAAGGAAGCTGCAAATAGATCATCATTTGAAGTATTTAGTGACTTAGTACTGAGGAATCATGATAAGCTTGACGTTGCGAAGATCTCTTGCTCGCCGGATGATTCGAGAATAAGAGAGAAGTTTACCCAGAGAAAACGTTTTTTGACATTTAAGGAGAGGGTCCTTGCACTCAAGTATAAGACTTTTCACTACCTCTGGCAGAAAGATATACATGCTCTTTCTGCGATGAATAAGTTGGGATCTCAGAAGAAACTTGAGTCTAGCTCGCGGATAAGAATTGGTGGGTGCCAGAAGCCTAGGTCCTCGATTCACCCGTGTGTGTCATCCTCAG GAATTATGGGCCAGCTCTCGAAGAAGGAGACAATTCATTACATAAGCAAGCTGGTCAGAGATTCCTGTTGGAGAATTTACAGAGAAGCTCTGAAGATGCCTGCGTTTGATTTGGATGAAAGGGCGGAGATAGCGTCAAGGTTTATCTCTTACAATGGGTTAGTGGAAGACCCCTGTGCAGTTGAGAAGGAAAGAACCGTGATCAACCCCTGGACTGCAGAGGAGAGAGCAATGTTCCTGGAAAAGTTCGGAAAGTATGGCAAGGATTTCAGGAAGATAGCTACGTTTCTTAAGCACAAGACCACTGCTGATTGTGTTGAATTTTATTATAGAAACCACAAATCTGACCTTTTCCAGGGAGTGAAGAAGAAGCTTGGTACGAGGGCACGACCACAGTTACTTCCTGCCAACACTTACCTGGTAACTCCAGGGAAATTGAGGAATCGCGAGGTCAATGCAGCCAATTTACTCAGTGAAGCTTCTCTTGGGGCCTCTCAAGATCAAGCTGAAGCTGGTGGTGGCAAGTTAGACTGGGAAAGTTGTCATAGAAGGTCGTTTTTGCGTCCATGCAGTAACTCTAGATCATCACATATTGATGCTCCTGATGATGAGAGGGAAGCAGTTGCAGCTGATGTTTTGACCCAAATACGCAGCTCTGTGGTCCATGTCAAGAACTGCGGGGAGAAGGATCTATCTGATTGGACGGATGTGGAGAAATCAATCTTTATGCGGGCTGTGTCACATTATGGCAAGGATTTTGCGATGATATCGCAGTATGTGAAGACAAGGTCAAAGGACCAGTGTAGGGCGTTCTATAATAAGGCCCGGAAGTGCCTCAAATTGGACAAGATGCTCCCAGGCCCTGCAGGGAAGTGCCTGAATTGCGATGCCAATGAAGGCAGTGATGGCCCCGATGGTCCACAGGTTGTTAAGATTGCTGGAGCTATTTGTAAGAATGATTCAGTCACGGGTAAGAGTCAGGACTTGCCCGTTTCTGTTAAGATGGAAACTGCTGATGCAGTTGATTGTGGCTTACCAACTGACCTGAAGGAGACTGCCGATGGAAGTTGTCTGATGGGAAGTCGGGTCTGTGAAGAAAAATGCTCGAGAGTTTCAGTGAAGGGCCATGATACTGTCCCTGAGATGAAATTGAGCAAGCACGTCTCTGATCAATCTCTGGGAGCATCAGAGAGGTGGTTAGCTCATTTGCCTGCTGATTCAAGTCCTTGTTCGGTTTTCAGTCTTGGTTCTGAATCCAAGGATCGGTCCCTAGTTGAGACAGATCAAGTTGAAAAGCCTCTACTAGCGATTCTCACAGATTCTGCATCCTTTCAGTGTGTCAAAATGAAGACCCTGAACAGCAATAATCAGCCAGAAAATGGAGGGCAGTGGAGTCATGATACCAAAGGTAAGGTGCAGAATCTGCAAGAATCGGAAAACTCGAGTCACGGCAGCGATTTCAAGCTCTTTGGGAGAAGAATACTTACTTGCACACCTCAGAATTATCCAGATTTGAGCATTCACGAGGAGGACAAGAAACGGGTCCTCAAGGCTACCCAAAGTTTGACCGGCAGCAGCAACAAGGGACGAAACTCATCATTGCTGAAGTTCGATCCTGATGACCATACCAGCCTTGAGAATGTTTCTATCGGGAGCTATGGTTACTGGGATGGGACTAGAATCCGTACTGTTCCATCACTGCCCAATTCTGCTTTCTTGTTGGCTAAGTATCCTGCCGCATTCAGCAAGAACCCATTACAGGAATTGGCAAACAGCAGTGAATTTAACATTAATAATTGCAGTGGTCCCTCGATTATTCCTGCTTGGATGTAA
- the LOC116188456 gene encoding uncharacterized protein LOC116188456 isoform X2 produces MLGLSGAASFAIAVSKLCMNLVLGGHGKQGGWHQYPEETGHRYAPYRSFSKTIAVRGDGKYSRGYRDNRGLFDRREYRGEHSWETSRRSFSTMPKPYDDGDIMRDQHSKRSATRLSPSQKIEEKRFVDSTEWKDRRWMNSGRLPSRGSGLGHSSGSKRASRIELVEKNVEYESKSVIPRQSSTEDVADCMYSIGQSEGLTPKKKPRLRWGEGLAKYEKKKVEDPVDTPMDRDIQSNQSTRLDATGRTSGVLGVLESSSPATASSLALISLPDMEDKLIGTMKMGGQVDGVSELPVAMSQSTHQGFSATSDELDISSIASGDPLLVQLLQCNDISLDSNLLSTLVDKLVLMKENVSKVLLTTESQIDSLENELKSIVSEHEDVCASPISSSFAVKDYFRCSLGEDGVASVVSQPDPVQTVTCANSCAEELCYVKGTRSDSHVAATFNTAVQDNHMASQDAAQRTVVEMVKVVSGSESMETSKSLEHVKFLGSAENTLYDLIFSSNKEAANRSSFEVFSDLVLRNHDKLDVAKISCSPDDSRIREKFTQRKRFLTFKERVLALKYKTFHYLWQKDIHALSAMNKLGSQKKLESSSRIRIGGCQKPRSSIHPCVSSSGIMGQLSKKETIHYISKLVRDSCWRIYREALKMPAFDLDERAEIASRFISYNGLVEDPCAVEKERTVINPWTAEERAMFLEKFGKYGKDFRKIATFLKHKTTADCVEFYYRNHKSDLFQGVKKKLGTRARPQLLPANTYLVTPGKLRNREVNAANLLSEASLGASQDQAEAGGGKLDWESCHRRSFLRPCSNSRSSHIDAPDDEREAVAADVLTQIRSSVVHVKNCGEKDLSDWTDVEKSIFMRAVSHYGKDFAMISQYVKTRSKDQCRAFYNKARKCLKLDKMLPGPAGKCLNCDANEGSDGPDGPQVVKIAGAICKNDSVTGKSQDLPVSVKMETADAVDCGLPTDLKETADGSCLMGSRVCEEKCSRVSVKGHDTVPEMKLSKHVSDQSLGASERWLAHLPADSSPCSVFSLGSESKDRSLVETDQVEKPLLAILTDSASFQCVKMKTLNSNNQPENGGQWSHDTKGKVQNLQESENSSHGSDFKLFGRRILTCTPQNYPDLSIHEEDKKRVLKATQSLTGSSNKGRNSSLLKFDPDDHTSLENVSIGSYGYWDGTRIRTVPSLPNSAFLLAKYPAAFSKNPLQELANSSEFNINNCSGPSIIPAWM; encoded by the exons ATGCTAGGTTTATCTGGAGCTGCTTCTTTTGCTATTGCTGTTTCGAAGCTCTGTATGAATCTTGTTCTTGGAG GTCATGGTAAGCAGGGTGGTTGGCACCAGTACCCAGAGGAGACTGGTCACAGATATGCACCTTATCGGTCTTTTAGCAAGACGATAGCTGTTCGAGGAGATGGAAAATACAGTCGAGGCTATAGAGACAATAGAGGGTTGTTTGACCGGAGGGAATACCGGGGAGAACACTCTTGGGAAACAAGTAGAAGGTCTTTCTCAACAATGCCGAAGCCATATGATGATGGTGATATTATGAG AGATCAGCACAGCAAGAGGAGTGCAACTCGGTTGAGCCCCAGCCagaaaattgaggaaaaaaggTTTGTCGACTCCACTGAGTGGAAGGATCGAAGGTGGATGAATTCAGGGAGGTTGCCTTCCAGAGGTTCAGGTCTTGGCCATTCTAGTGGCTCCAAAAGGGCAAGCCGCATCGAGTTGGTGGAGAAGAATGTGGAATATGAATCAAAGAGTGTTATTCCTCGCCAGTCTTCCACAGAAGATGTTGCTGATTGTATGTATTCAATTGGCCAATCTGAAGGGCTGACTCCGAAAAAGAAGCCTCGTCTGAGATGGGGCGAGGGACTTGCTAAgtatgaaaaaaagaaggttgAAGACCCTGTTGATACTCCAATGGATAGAGATATACAGTCCAACCAGTCAACACGCTTGGATGCTACTGGCAGAACTTCTGGAGTCTTGGGAGTTTTGGAAAGTTCATCTCCTGCAACAGCGTCCTCTCTTGCTCTTATTTCCTTACCGG ATATGGAGGACAAGTTGATAGGGACCATGAAGATGGGTGGTCAAGTTGATGGTGTATCTGAATTACCAGTTGCCATGTCCCAGAGTACACACCAAGGGTTCTCTGCTACTTCAGATGAGCTGGATATAAGTTCAATTGCTAGTGGGGACCCATTGCTTGTACAGTTGCTTCAGTGTAATGATATTTCGTTGGATTCCAATCTTCTGTCAACTTTGGTGGATAAATTGGTGCTTATGAAAGAGAATGTTTCAAAGGTGTTGCTGACGACGGAGTCTCAGATTGATTCGCTCGAGAATGAATTGAAGTCCATTGTTTCTGAGCATGAAGATGTCTGTGCTAGCCCAATATCCAGTTCGTTTGCAGTCAAGGACTATTTTAGATGTAGCCTAGGAGAGGATGGTGTTGCCTCTGTCGTCTCACAACCTGATCCTGTACAAACTGTTACTTGTGCAAATAGTTGTGCCGAGGAGCTGTGTTATGTGAAGGGGACTCGGTCTGATAGTCACGTTGCAGCTACTTTCAATACAGCGGTGCAAGACAACCATATGGCGAGTCAGGATGCAGCCCAAAGGACAGTAGTAGAAATGGTAAAGGTGGTGTCTGGATCAGAAAGTATGGAGACTAGTAAGTCACTCGAGCATGTCAAGTTCCTCGGGAGTGCAGAAAATACATTATATGATCTGATATTTTCTTCAAATAAGGAAGCTGCAAATAGATCATCATTTGAAGTATTTAGTGACTTAGTACTGAGGAATCATGATAAGCTTGACGTTGCGAAGATCTCTTGCTCGCCGGATGATTCGAGAATAAGAGAGAAGTTTACCCAGAGAAAACGTTTTTTGACATTTAAGGAGAGGGTCCTTGCACTCAAGTATAAGACTTTTCACTACCTCTGGCAGAAAGATATACATGCTCTTTCTGCGATGAATAAGTTGGGATCTCAGAAGAAACTTGAGTCTAGCTCGCGGATAAGAATTGGTGGGTGCCAGAAGCCTAGGTCCTCGATTCACCCGTGTGTGTCATCCTCAG GAATTATGGGCCAGCTCTCGAAGAAGGAGACAATTCATTACATAAGCAAGCTGGTCAGAGATTCCTGTTGGAGAATTTACAGAGAAGCTCTGAAGATGCCTGCGTTTGATTTGGATGAAAGGGCGGAGATAGCGTCAAGGTTTATCTCTTACAATGGGTTAGTGGAAGACCCCTGTGCAGTTGAGAAGGAAAGAACCGTGATCAACCCCTGGACTGCAGAGGAGAGAGCAATGTTCCTGGAAAAGTTCGGAAAGTATGGCAAGGATTTCAGGAAGATAGCTACGTTTCTTAAGCACAAGACCACTGCTGATTGTGTTGAATTTTATTATAGAAACCACAAATCTGACCTTTTCCAGGGAGTGAAGAAGAAGCTTGGTACGAGGGCACGACCACAGTTACTTCCTGCCAACACTTACCTGGTAACTCCAGGGAAATTGAGGAATCGCGAGGTCAATGCAGCCAATTTACTCAGTGAAGCTTCTCTTGGGGCCTCTCAAGATCAAGCTGAAGCTGGTGGTGGCAAGTTAGACTGGGAAAGTTGTCATAGAAGGTCGTTTTTGCGTCCATGCAGTAACTCTAGATCATCACATATTGATGCTCCTGATGATGAGAGGGAAGCAGTTGCAGCTGATGTTTTGACCCAAATACGCAGCTCTGTGGTCCATGTCAAGAACTGCGGGGAGAAGGATCTATCTGATTGGACGGATGTGGAGAAATCAATCTTTATGCGGGCTGTGTCACATTATGGCAAGGATTTTGCGATGATATCGCAGTATGTGAAGACAAGGTCAAAGGACCAGTGTAGGGCGTTCTATAATAAGGCCCGGAAGTGCCTCAAATTGGACAAGATGCTCCCAGGCCCTGCAGGGAAGTGCCTGAATTGCGATGCCAATGAAGGCAGTGATGGCCCCGATGGTCCACAGGTTGTTAAGATTGCTGGAGCTATTTGTAAGAATGATTCAGTCACGGGTAAGAGTCAGGACTTGCCCGTTTCTGTTAAGATGGAAACTGCTGATGCAGTTGATTGTGGCTTACCAACTGACCTGAAGGAGACTGCCGATGGAAGTTGTCTGATGGGAAGTCGGGTCTGTGAAGAAAAATGCTCGAGAGTTTCAGTGAAGGGCCATGATACTGTCCCTGAGATGAAATTGAGCAAGCACGTCTCTGATCAATCTCTGGGAGCATCAGAGAGGTGGTTAGCTCATTTGCCTGCTGATTCAAGTCCTTGTTCGGTTTTCAGTCTTGGTTCTGAATCCAAGGATCGGTCCCTAGTTGAGACAGATCAAGTTGAAAAGCCTCTACTAGCGATTCTCACAGATTCTGCATCCTTTCAGTGTGTCAAAATGAAGACCCTGAACAGCAATAATCAGCCAGAAAATGGAGGGCAGTGGAGTCATGATACCAAAGGTAAGGTGCAGAATCTGCAAGAATCGGAAAACTCGAGTCACGGCAGCGATTTCAAGCTCTTTGGGAGAAGAATACTTACTTGCACACCTCAGAATTATCCAGATTTGAGCATTCACGAGGAGGACAAGAAACGGGTCCTCAAGGCTACCCAAAGTTTGACCGGCAGCAGCAACAAGGGACGAAACTCATCATTGCTGAAGTTCGATCCTGATGACCATACCAGCCTTGAGAATGTTTCTATCGGGAGCTATGGTTACTGGGATGGGACTAGAATCCGTACTGTTCCATCACTGCCCAATTCTGCTTTCTTGTTGGCTAAGTATCCTGCCGCATTCAGCAAGAACCCATTACAGGAATTGGCAAACAGCAGTGAATTTAACATTAATAATTGCAGTGGTCCCTCGATTATTCCTGCTTGGATGTAA